One Oscillospiraceae bacterium genomic region harbors:
- the thrS gene encoding threonine--tRNA ligase: MKIIYKDGTVAECPQDQELHVLRHTAAHIMAQAIKRLYPQADFAFGPATENGFYYDVDLGDTKLTDEDLAAIEKEMKKICKENLPIKPFILPRAEAVKLMEDRQEHYKIEHMADLAEETEFSFYQQGEYVDMCIGPHLTYTKALKAFKITQQSGAYWKNDKENKMLTRINGVAFRNQEELDAWEKQQQEARERDHRKIGKEMRLFMTDDLVGRGLPMFLPNGYTVWQELENYIKAKERERGYLHVMTPCIGTVNLYRTSGHWDHYRENMFPAMEMEGEDYVLRPMNCPHHMMIYANQPHSYRQLPIRIGEIAHDFRYESSGTLKGIERGRHFCQNDAHLFCTPEQIKSEVADVCNLIFDVYKDFNITDYRCVLSLRDPADKKKYHDDDAMWNHAENALREVLTELGIHFTEEIGEAAFYGPKLDVNVKPAVGAEYTLSTCQLDFCLPAKFHLTYIDKDGSEKTPVVLHRAILGSLDRFMAYMIEETKGRFPTWLAPTQVKVLPVSEKTLDYARAVNDSLKAAGIRAVLDESNEKIGYKIRQAQQVDRVPYMLVLGAKEVEANNISVRDRQGETTTMDLEDFTAKVVGEIKDKTFNV; this comes from the coding sequence ATGAAGATCATCTACAAAGACGGTACCGTCGCCGAGTGCCCGCAGGACCAGGAGCTGCATGTCCTGCGCCACACCGCTGCCCATATCATGGCCCAGGCCATCAAGCGCCTGTACCCCCAGGCTGACTTTGCTTTCGGTCCCGCCACCGAGAACGGCTTCTACTACGACGTCGACCTCGGCGACACCAAGCTGACCGACGAGGACCTGGCCGCCATCGAGAAAGAGATGAAGAAGATCTGCAAAGAGAATCTTCCCATCAAGCCCTTCATCCTGCCCCGCGCCGAAGCCGTCAAGCTGATGGAAGATCGCCAGGAGCACTACAAGATCGAGCATATGGCTGACCTGGCCGAGGAGACCGAGTTCAGCTTCTACCAGCAGGGCGAGTACGTGGACATGTGCATCGGACCCCACCTGACCTACACCAAGGCCCTGAAAGCCTTCAAGATCACCCAGCAGTCCGGCGCTTACTGGAAGAACGACAAAGAGAACAAGATGCTGACCCGTATCAACGGCGTGGCTTTCCGCAATCAGGAGGAGCTGGACGCCTGGGAGAAGCAGCAGCAGGAGGCCCGCGAGCGCGACCACCGCAAGATCGGCAAGGAAATGCGCCTGTTCATGACCGACGACCTGGTCGGCCGCGGCCTGCCCATGTTCCTGCCCAACGGCTACACCGTCTGGCAGGAGCTGGAAAACTATATCAAAGCCAAGGAGCGTGAGCGCGGCTATCTGCACGTCATGACTCCCTGCATCGGCACCGTGAACCTGTACCGCACTTCCGGCCACTGGGATCACTACCGCGAGAACATGTTCCCCGCCATGGAGATGGAGGGCGAGGATTACGTGCTGCGCCCGATGAACTGCCCCCATCACATGATGATCTACGCCAACCAGCCCCACAGCTACCGCCAGCTGCCCATCCGCATCGGCGAGATCGCTCACGACTTCCGCTATGAGTCCTCCGGCACCCTGAAGGGCATCGAGCGCGGCCGTCACTTCTGCCAGAACGACGCCCATCTGTTCTGCACCCCGGAGCAGATCAAGAGCGAAGTTGCCGACGTCTGCAACCTGATCTTCGACGTCTACAAGGACTTCAACATCACCGATTACCGCTGCGTGCTGTCCCTGCGCGACCCCGCCGACAAGAAGAAGTACCATGACGACGACGCCATGTGGAACCATGCCGAGAACGCCCTGCGCGAGGTCCTGACCGAGCTGGGCATCCACTTTACCGAGGAGATCGGCGAGGCCGCCTTCTACGGCCCGAAGCTGGACGTCAACGTCAAGCCTGCTGTCGGTGCCGAGTACACTCTGTCCACCTGCCAGCTGGACTTCTGCCTGCCCGCCAAGTTCCACTTGACCTATATCGACAAGGACGGCTCCGAAAAGACCCCCGTGGTCCTGCACCGCGCCATCCTCGGCTCTCTGGACCGCTTCATGGCCTATATGATCGAGGAGACCAAGGGCCGCTTCCCCACCTGGCTGGCCCCGACGCAGGTCAAGGTCCTGCCCGTCAGCGAAAAGACGCTGGACTACGCCCGCGCCGTCAACGACAGCCTGAAGGCCGCCGGCATCCGCGCCGTGCTGGATGAGTCCAACGAGAAGATCGGCTACAAGATCCGCCAGGCCCAGCAGGTCGACCGCGTGCCGTATATGCTGGTCCTCGGCGCCAAGGAAGTCGAAGCCAACAACATCAGCGTCCGCGACCGCCAGGGCGAGACCACCACGATGGATCTGGAAGATTTCACCGCCAAGGTTGTCGGTGAGATCAAGGATAAGACCTTCAACGTCTGA
- a CDS encoding acyltransferase, which translates to METTFTRTDTKVIKGVAVLLMLMHHLFYFPDNRPYSMPEVRQTLPNFMGQGLETMLGIFGVICVPIFFFLAGYGLYLQTRRDGFRLEKRILAVYTQYWKIFFIFIPIGFLFFRHQSDYCKATAYCHVFEQRGMQELFSALFCLKTPYNYEWWFLRGYVVFLVLGYVYLRLTEKIRNFWVELVVVLAVNFYGGNLLQFLMNAGLLPQDGPFLGLAASHWNGALVLVGIVFAKYGVLDKWKARSVEKYTALTNLLFSLTIIVGCFFLRLGDMSMNYDAILAPLFVLAVVTLLHLAAPLYKAAAFVGRYSTSLWLIHTFYLYYYEPAAKLTHISGNLWVDYVILVVMTLVSAIAVEWFWKCVPVQKLSGLLMKEKAV; encoded by the coding sequence ATGGAAACGACATTTACCCGCACAGATACTAAGGTCATCAAGGGTGTGGCCGTGCTGCTGATGCTGATGCACCACCTGTTTTATTTCCCGGATAACCGCCCTTACTCCATGCCGGAGGTACGGCAGACCCTGCCGAACTTTATGGGCCAGGGGCTGGAAACGATGCTGGGCATCTTTGGCGTCATCTGCGTGCCGATCTTTTTCTTTTTGGCGGGGTACGGCTTGTACCTGCAGACCCGGCGGGACGGCTTCCGGTTGGAAAAGCGCATCCTGGCGGTGTATACGCAGTATTGGAAGATTTTTTTCATCTTTATCCCCATTGGGTTCCTGTTTTTCCGCCACCAGAGCGATTATTGCAAGGCGACGGCTTACTGCCATGTATTTGAGCAGCGGGGCATGCAGGAGCTGTTCTCGGCACTGTTCTGCCTGAAAACACCGTACAACTACGAATGGTGGTTCCTGCGTGGGTATGTGGTTTTTCTGGTGCTTGGGTATGTGTACCTGCGGCTGACCGAGAAAATACGGAACTTCTGGGTGGAGCTTGTCGTTGTACTGGCGGTGAATTTTTACGGCGGAAATCTGCTGCAATTTTTGATGAACGCCGGGCTGCTGCCGCAGGATGGGCCGTTCCTGGGCCTTGCGGCCAGCCATTGGAACGGCGCGCTGGTGCTGGTGGGCATTGTGTTTGCCAAGTACGGGGTGCTGGACAAGTGGAAGGCGCGCAGCGTGGAAAAATATACGGCGCTGACCAACCTGCTGTTCTCGCTGACCATCATCGTGGGCTGCTTCTTCCTGCGGCTGGGCGATATGAGCATGAACTACGACGCTATTTTGGCGCCGCTGTTCGTGCTGGCGGTGGTAACGCTGCTGCATCTGGCCGCGCCGCTGTATAAGGCTGCCGCTTTTGTGGGGCGCTACAGCACCAGCCTGTGGCTGATCCACACCTTCTACCTGTACTATTATGAGCCGGCGGCAAAGCTGACCCATATCTCCGGCAACCTTTGGGTAGACTACGTGATTTTGGTGGTGATGACGCTGGTGAGTGCAATTGCCGTAGAGTGGTTTTGGAAGTGTGTGCCGGTGCAAAAGCTGAGCGGTTTGCTGATGAAAGAAAAGGCTGTGTGA
- a CDS encoding transporter substrate-binding domain-containing protein has translation MKKLTALLMGTAMVLSLAACGGSASSAASSEAASSEAASSEETSEAASEETTDEAAGEVTTVNAGKLTMSTNAAFPPYEMTTDSGDLEGIDIEVAGAIAEKLGLELQVDDMDFDAALLATQSGKSDMVMAGVTVTDERQKVMDFSDTYAEGIQSIIVPEDSDIASADDLAGKIIGTQRGTTGYIYCTDDFGEDSVVAYDDGLTAVQALNNGQVDAVVIDNAPAKEFVAANPGLKILDAAYAQEDYAIGVAKGNTELLNAINGALEELQADGTLQSIVDKYIKAE, from the coding sequence ATGAAAAAACTGACTGCTCTTTTGATGGGCACCGCTATGGTGCTCAGCCTGGCCGCCTGCGGCGGCTCCGCTTCCTCTGCTGCTTCTTCTGAGGCTGCCTCCAGCGAGGCTGCTTCTTCCGAGGAGACCAGCGAGGCTGCTTCTGAGGAAACTACCGACGAGGCTGCCGGCGAAGTGACCACCGTCAACGCCGGCAAGCTGACCATGTCCACCAACGCCGCTTTCCCCCCGTATGAGATGACCACCGACAGTGGTGATCTCGAGGGTATCGACATTGAGGTCGCCGGCGCCATTGCTGAAAAGCTGGGCCTGGAGCTGCAGGTCGACGACATGGACTTCGACGCGGCCCTGCTGGCTACCCAGAGCGGCAAGAGCGACATGGTCATGGCCGGCGTTACCGTTACCGACGAGCGCCAGAAGGTCATGGACTTCTCCGACACCTACGCCGAGGGCATCCAGTCCATCATCGTGCCCGAGGATTCTGACATTGCTTCCGCTGACGATCTGGCCGGCAAGATCATCGGCACCCAGCGCGGCACCACCGGTTACATCTACTGCACCGACGACTTCGGCGAGGACAGCGTCGTTGCTTACGATGACGGTCTGACCGCTGTGCAGGCCCTGAACAACGGCCAGGTCGACGCTGTTGTTATCGACAACGCCCCCGCCAAGGAGTTCGTGGCTGCCAACCCCGGCCTGAAGATCCTGGATGCCGCTTATGCCCAGGAAGATTACGCCATCGGCGTGGCCAAGGGCAACACCGAGCTGCTGAACGCCATCAACGGCGCCCTGGAAGAGCTGCAGGCTGACGGCACCCTGCAGAGCATCGTTGACAAATACATCAAGGCAGAGTAA
- a CDS encoding amino acid ABC transporter permease — MEAQFEMLSEMAKNGDKLNFGQDFFVKFYQAFLYSDRWQQYFKGVGTTLLVTAIALVLGVVLGAIVAMVRVGHAQQKPHHRNPILGVLNAVCQVYVTVIRGTPMMVQLLIMSMVIFASSRNFTMVGALALGINSGAYVSEVIRGGLMAVDPGQMEAGRSLGLNYMTTMFEIIIPQAIRSILPSLGNEFIMLLKDSSLITVIGGKELLYAAQGVMNRTYEAMFPLLGVAAIYLVLVMLFSALLAKFERRLAQSDRR; from the coding sequence ATGGAAGCACAGTTTGAAATGCTTTCAGAAATGGCAAAAAACGGCGATAAGCTGAACTTTGGACAGGATTTCTTTGTGAAATTCTACCAGGCGTTTTTGTATTCTGACCGCTGGCAGCAGTATTTTAAGGGCGTGGGTACCACGCTGTTGGTAACAGCCATTGCGCTGGTACTGGGCGTTGTGCTGGGCGCCATCGTGGCTATGGTCCGCGTGGGTCATGCCCAGCAGAAACCCCACCACCGCAACCCGATCCTGGGTGTGCTGAACGCCGTGTGCCAGGTGTATGTCACGGTCATCCGCGGCACGCCTATGATGGTGCAGCTGCTCATCATGAGCATGGTCATCTTTGCCAGCAGCCGCAACTTTACCATGGTCGGCGCACTGGCGCTGGGCATCAACTCCGGCGCGTATGTGTCGGAGGTCATCCGCGGCGGCCTGATGGCGGTGGACCCCGGCCAGATGGAAGCCGGGCGCAGCCTGGGCCTGAATTACATGACCACGATGTTTGAAATCATCATTCCCCAGGCAATCCGGTCCATTTTGCCGTCTTTGGGCAACGAGTTCATCATGCTGCTGAAGGATTCCTCGCTGATCACGGTCATCGGCGGCAAGGAGCTGCTGTATGCGGCCCAGGGCGTTATGAACCGTACCTACGAAGCCATGTTCCCGCTGCTGGGCGTTGCCGCCATCTATCTGGTGCTGGTCATGCTGTTCAGCGCGCTGCTGGCAAAATTTGAGAGGAGGCTGGCACAAAGTGATCGACGTTAA
- a CDS encoding amino acid ABC transporter ATP-binding protein translates to MIDVKGLKKNYGGLQVLKGVDLTIDKGDCVVLVGPSGCGKSTFLRCLNRLEEPDGGKVIFNGKAVTDHDIDHVRQKMGMVFQHFNLFPHLTVKKNITLAPVKLGLMKQAEADAKAMELLERIGLADKADTYPNMLSGGQKQRIAIVRALAMNPDVLLFDEPTSALDPEMVGEVLELMKELARSGMTMVCVTHEMGFAREVASRVIFIDEGVVKVDKPPKEFFANPENERLKAFLSKVL, encoded by the coding sequence GTGATCGACGTTAAAGGACTGAAAAAGAATTACGGCGGTCTGCAGGTGCTGAAAGGCGTAGACCTGACCATTGACAAAGGCGACTGCGTGGTACTGGTCGGCCCCTCCGGCTGCGGCAAATCCACGTTCCTGCGCTGCCTGAACCGGCTGGAAGAGCCGGACGGCGGCAAGGTCATCTTCAACGGCAAAGCTGTGACCGACCACGACATTGACCATGTGCGCCAGAAGATGGGCATGGTGTTCCAGCATTTCAACCTGTTCCCCCACCTGACGGTGAAAAAGAACATCACGCTGGCCCCGGTCAAGCTGGGCCTGATGAAGCAGGCCGAAGCTGACGCCAAGGCGATGGAGCTGCTGGAGCGCATCGGCCTGGCCGACAAGGCCGACACCTACCCGAACATGCTTTCCGGCGGGCAGAAGCAGCGCATTGCCATTGTGCGTGCGCTGGCTATGAACCCCGACGTGCTGCTGTTCGACGAGCCGACCTCGGCCCTTGACCCCGAGATGGTGGGCGAGGTGCTGGAGCTGATGAAGGAACTGGCCCGCAGCGGTATGACGATGGTGTGTGTGACCCACGAGATGGGGTTTGCCCGCGAGGTGGCGAGCCGTGTGATTTTTATTGACGAAGGCGTCGTCAAGGTCGACAAACCGCCGAAGGAGTTTTTTGCCAACCCGGAAAACGAGCGGTTGAAGGCGTTTTTGTCGAAGGTTTTGTAA
- the ptsP gene encoding phosphoenolpyruvate--protein phosphotransferase: MITIQGKGVSAGVGVGPLYYYRRATAEIKRYTVEDTDAEWHRFKGAQTGAVEQLGQLAEQARAEAGDEAAMLFETHQMMAEDLDYEEAIEDRITNQKMNAEAAVSDTAEQFAEMFASMDDAYMQARAADVKDVSQRILSILCGVVQGGIASDVPVLLAADDLAPSETIQLDKSKILGFITAGGSGSSHTAILARTMGIPAIVGVGDALKPEYEGRQAIADGSTGALVIDPDDDTRDRLLKKREEQQRLQRLLETLKGQPNVTKDGKTVRIYCNIGSPEDVHAVQVNDGGGIGLFRSEFLYLNSSTFPTEDEQFEAYKHVLSDMDGKEVIIRTLDIGADKQIGYFDLPKEDNPAMGMRALRICLTRPEIFRTQLRALFRASAYGKLGIMFPMVTSVWEVREAKKLCEEVKRDLKHEGIPYSEDVQIGIMIETPAAAINSDRLAKEVDFFSIGTNDLTQYTLACDRQNNDLGRFYDPHHPAVLRLIKLVTENAHKNGIWVGICGELGADLALTETFLAMGLDELSVTPRAVLPLRNAVRMTDTRESAERLMAELDADYTAR; the protein is encoded by the coding sequence ATGATCACCATTCAGGGCAAGGGCGTTTCCGCCGGCGTGGGCGTAGGCCCGCTGTACTACTATCGCCGCGCCACCGCCGAGATCAAGCGCTATACCGTAGAAGATACCGATGCCGAGTGGCATCGTTTCAAGGGCGCCCAGACCGGCGCCGTGGAGCAGTTGGGCCAGCTGGCCGAGCAGGCCCGCGCCGAGGCCGGCGACGAAGCCGCCATGCTGTTTGAGACCCACCAGATGATGGCCGAGGACCTGGACTACGAGGAAGCCATCGAGGACCGCATCACCAACCAGAAGATGAACGCCGAGGCCGCCGTCTCCGACACCGCCGAGCAGTTTGCCGAGATGTTCGCCTCCATGGACGATGCCTACATGCAGGCCCGCGCCGCCGACGTCAAGGACGTCAGCCAGCGCATCCTCAGCATCCTGTGCGGTGTGGTGCAGGGCGGCATCGCCTCCGACGTGCCGGTCCTGCTGGCCGCCGACGACCTGGCTCCCTCCGAGACCATCCAGCTGGACAAGTCCAAGATTTTGGGCTTCATCACGGCAGGCGGTTCCGGCTCCAGCCACACCGCCATCCTGGCCCGCACCATGGGCATCCCCGCCATCGTCGGCGTGGGCGACGCCCTCAAGCCTGAGTACGAAGGCCGCCAGGCCATCGCCGACGGCAGCACCGGCGCACTGGTCATCGACCCCGATGACGACACCCGCGACCGCCTGCTGAAGAAGCGTGAGGAGCAGCAGCGCCTGCAGCGCCTGCTGGAGACCCTGAAGGGCCAGCCCAACGTGACCAAGGACGGCAAGACCGTCCGCATCTACTGCAACATCGGCTCGCCCGAGGACGTCCACGCCGTACAGGTCAACGACGGCGGCGGCATCGGCCTGTTCCGCAGCGAGTTCCTCTATCTGAACTCCTCCACCTTCCCCACCGAGGACGAGCAGTTCGAGGCCTACAAGCATGTCTTGTCCGACATGGATGGCAAAGAGGTCATCATCCGCACGCTGGACATCGGCGCCGACAAGCAGATCGGCTACTTTGACCTGCCCAAAGAGGACAACCCCGCCATGGGCATGCGCGCCCTGCGCATCTGCCTGACCCGCCCGGAGATCTTCCGCACCCAGCTGCGCGCCCTGTTCCGCGCCTCTGCCTACGGCAAGCTGGGCATCATGTTCCCCATGGTCACCAGCGTGTGGGAAGTGCGGGAAGCCAAGAAGCTGTGCGAGGAAGTCAAGCGCGACCTCAAGCATGAGGGCATCCCCTACAGCGAGGACGTGCAGATCGGCATCATGATCGAGACCCCGGCCGCCGCCATCAACAGCGACCGTCTGGCCAAGGAAGTCGACTTCTTCAGCATCGGCACCAACGACCTGACCCAGTACACCCTGGCCTGCGACCGCCAGAACAACGACCTGGGCCGCTTCTACGACCCGCACCATCCCGCCGTGCTGCGCCTGATCAAGCTGGTCACCGAGAACGCCCACAAGAACGGCATCTGGGTCGGCATCTGCGGCGAGCTGGGCGCTGACCTGGCCCTGACCGAGACTTTCCTGGCCATGGGCCTGGACGAGCTCTCCGTCACCCCCCGCGCTGTGCTGCCGCTGCGCAACGCTGTCCGCATGACCGACACCCGCGAAAGCGCCGAACGCCTCATGGCTGAACTGGATGCCGATTATACCGCGCGGTAA
- a CDS encoding HPr family phosphocarrier protein: MKEFVYTIKEPVGIHARPAGMLAKEAKSCQSTVTIVDKNGKSVDATRLMALMGMGIKCGDTVTVRIEGADEDTAAPAMEKFFSEHL; this comes from the coding sequence ATGAAAGAATTCGTCTATACGATCAAAGAGCCCGTTGGCATCCACGCCCGTCCCGCCGGCATGCTGGCCAAAGAGGCCAAGTCCTGCCAGAGCACCGTTACCATCGTGGACAAGAACGGCAAGTCCGTTGACGCCACCCGCCTGATGGCCCTGATGGGCATGGGCATCAAGTGCGGCGATACCGTTACCGTCCGCATCGAGGGCGCTGACGAGGACACCGCTGCCCCCGCCATGGAGAAGTTCTTCTCCGAGCATCTGTAA
- a CDS encoding Cof-type HAD-IIB family hydrolase, translating to MPITPTNIKLICSDIDGTLLQYGKKTLKAEILSQIKALSARGILFCPASGRQYTSLRKLFEPVADCCVFLCENGGVLYKNEQCIGKTPMPRALAEEIAWDMWNRCDGQGEVMLSGQCCGYLMSRGLGMADRVKFIGNKYKFIHDPAEIPEDIVKVSVYLHEGVEKYVDRFIPRWQQANAAVAGPYWIDTTLANKGTGVALLCKTLGITPAEVMAFGDNFNDTAMLDLVGTPYIMDSAAPALRARYPLHTPRPEDVLRTLLAYM from the coding sequence ATGCCCATCACCCCCACCAACATCAAACTCATCTGCAGCGACATCGACGGCACGCTGCTGCAATACGGCAAAAAGACGCTGAAAGCGGAAATCCTCTCCCAGATCAAAGCTCTCTCCGCCCGGGGCATCCTGTTCTGCCCGGCGTCGGGGCGGCAGTACACCAGCCTGCGCAAACTGTTTGAGCCGGTAGCCGACTGCTGCGTTTTCCTGTGCGAAAACGGCGGCGTGCTGTACAAAAACGAGCAGTGCATCGGCAAGACCCCCATGCCCCGCGCCCTGGCCGAGGAGATCGCCTGGGACATGTGGAACCGCTGCGACGGTCAGGGCGAGGTCATGCTCTCCGGCCAGTGCTGCGGCTATCTGATGTCCCGCGGCTTAGGGATGGCGGACCGCGTAAAATTCATCGGCAACAAGTACAAATTCATCCACGACCCTGCCGAGATTCCCGAGGACATCGTCAAGGTCAGCGTCTATCTGCACGAGGGCGTGGAAAAGTACGTTGACCGCTTCATCCCCCGCTGGCAGCAGGCCAATGCCGCCGTGGCCGGGCCGTACTGGATCGACACCACCCTGGCCAACAAGGGCACCGGCGTGGCGCTGCTTTGCAAAACGCTGGGCATCACCCCCGCCGAGGTCATGGCCTTTGGCGATAACTTCAACGACACCGCCATGCTGGACCTGGTGGGCACGCCCTACATCATGGACAGCGCCGCCCCCGCCCTGCGCGCCCGCTACCCGCTGCACACGCCCCGGCCCGAGGACGTGCTGCGTACCCTTTTGGCATATATGTGA
- a CDS encoding gamma carbonic anhydrase family protein, whose product MAIYKVDGRAPQVGAAAFVADNATLAGDVTLAEESSVWYGAVLRADTGRITVGAGSNVQDNAVLHTGPGLDVVVGRNVSIGHSAVVHGCTVGDDCLIGMHATILNGAVIGAGSLVAAGALVTENAVIPAGSLVVGVPGKVVRTVSEKQKASIAANGEEYRHLAEVHAGAVLKPSGGNKKIML is encoded by the coding sequence ATGGCGATTTATAAAGTGGATGGCCGTGCGCCGCAGGTGGGTGCGGCGGCGTTTGTGGCGGACAACGCCACGCTGGCGGGGGATGTGACCCTGGCCGAGGAGAGCAGCGTCTGGTACGGCGCGGTGCTGCGGGCCGATACCGGGCGGATCACCGTTGGTGCGGGCAGCAACGTGCAGGACAACGCCGTGCTGCACACCGGCCCGGGGCTGGATGTGGTGGTTGGACGGAATGTGTCCATTGGCCACAGTGCCGTGGTGCATGGGTGTACCGTGGGGGATGATTGTCTGATCGGCATGCACGCCACGATTTTGAACGGTGCGGTGATTGGGGCCGGCTCGCTGGTGGCAGCGGGGGCCCTGGTGACGGAAAATGCCGTTATCCCGGCGGGGAGCCTTGTTGTGGGGGTGCCGGGAAAGGTGGTTAGGACGGTTTCGGAGAAACAGAAAGCTTCTATTGCGGCAAATGGGGAGGAATACCGGCATCTGGCCGAGGTGCATGCCGGAGCGGTGCTTAAGCCGTCAGGCGGGAATAAGAAAATCATGCTATAA
- a CDS encoding Gfo/Idh/MocA family oxidoreductase has translation MALQIAVLSTSRIVAEVMREIGNWPEVEVTAIVCRPQSAEKAHAWAAEYGVPAVYTDEAAAYAAGGFDAVYIGTANHLHYAAAKRALQAGYHVLLEKPFTATAAEARELFALADAKGLVLMEAITIPYLPQYAFLQAELPKIGEVRGAMASFCARSARYDDYLKGIWNTTFDPACLGGALNDMNVYNLHLLCGLLGVPGRAEYRPSCGPNGIDTAGLALLDYGGFTAAALAAKDSEGRNGMVLQGPGGYLVVEGGTNALPVVYSVLGGVRGGGTRVDGPKPERHRMAYEFAEFARIIAEKDADAEAAARMRTMRVMELLDVLHEK, from the coding sequence ATGGCTTTACAAATTGCAGTGTTGTCTACCAGCCGGATCGTGGCGGAGGTAATGCGGGAGATCGGAAACTGGCCGGAGGTCGAGGTGACGGCGATTGTCTGCCGGCCGCAGAGCGCCGAGAAGGCCCATGCCTGGGCGGCGGAATACGGCGTGCCGGCCGTGTATACCGACGAGGCCGCAGCCTACGCGGCGGGCGGGTTCGATGCCGTGTACATCGGCACGGCCAACCACCTGCATTATGCGGCGGCCAAGCGGGCGCTGCAGGCGGGGTATCATGTGCTGCTGGAAAAGCCCTTCACCGCCACAGCGGCCGAGGCGCGGGAACTGTTTGCCCTGGCGGACGCCAAGGGGCTGGTGCTGATGGAGGCTATCACGATCCCCTACCTGCCGCAGTACGCCTTTTTGCAGGCCGAGCTGCCCAAGATCGGTGAGGTGCGCGGCGCGATGGCCAGCTTCTGCGCCCGCAGCGCCCGGTACGATGACTACCTGAAGGGCATCTGGAACACCACCTTTGACCCGGCCTGTCTGGGCGGTGCGCTGAACGACATGAACGTTTACAATCTGCACCTGCTGTGCGGGCTGCTGGGCGTGCCCGGCCGGGCCGAGTACCGCCCCAGCTGCGGGCCAAACGGCATAGATACTGCCGGTCTGGCGCTGCTGGACTACGGCGGGTTCACAGCAGCGGCGCTGGCCGCCAAGGACAGCGAGGGCCGCAACGGCATGGTTTTGCAAGGGCCGGGCGGTTACCTGGTGGTGGAGGGCGGCACCAACGCCCTGCCCGTGGTGTACAGTGTACTGGGCGGCGTGCGCGGCGGCGGCACCCGTGTGGACGGCCCCAAGCCGGAACGCCACCGTATGGCCTATGAATTTGCGGAGTTTGCACGGATCATTGCGGAAAAAGACGCGGATGCCGAGGCTGCAGCCCGGATGCGCACCATGCGGGTGATGGAACTTTTGGACGTGCTGCACGAGAAATAA
- a CDS encoding M23 family metallopeptidase — protein MEHLKHFFKQKGLYLACLAVVFAATAAGVLALRSVLNHVVELTGTAQEETPWQDDTTVNKPDTTQPEPVRTPAPASSASPSSDVASGVPAASPTPAASAAPSGAAAKSSDFWQGKVLAPYSGDELVYNATLGDWRTHNGVDAAAAAGDEVPAVKGGRVSVVEDDALWGGVVEIVDANGCTWRYCGVTPSCVVGGDAAAGDVIGVVAAIPAEADLASHVHLECLKDGAWMKPEI, from the coding sequence ATGGAGCATTTGAAGCATTTTTTTAAGCAGAAGGGGCTGTATCTGGCCTGTCTGGCGGTGGTGTTTGCGGCCACGGCGGCCGGGGTGCTGGCGCTGCGCAGTGTCTTGAACCATGTTGTTGAGCTGACCGGCACCGCACAGGAGGAGACCCCATGGCAGGACGATACGACCGTAAACAAACCCGATACGACCCAGCCCGAGCCGGTGCGCACGCCTGCGCCTGCCTCATCGGCATCGCCGTCCTCGGATGTTGCTTCCGGTGTGCCCGCTGCATCGCCCACACCCGCCGCTTCTGCCGCGCCGTCCGGTGCTGCGGCAAAGTCTTCGGACTTCTGGCAGGGTAAGGTGCTGGCCCCCTACAGCGGCGACGAGCTGGTGTACAATGCAACCCTAGGCGATTGGCGGACGCACAATGGCGTGGATGCTGCCGCTGCTGCCGGGGATGAGGTGCCCGCCGTGAAGGGCGGGCGGGTCTCTGTTGTGGAGGACGATGCGCTTTGGGGCGGCGTGGTGGAGATCGTTGATGCAAACGGCTGCACCTGGCGGTATTGCGGGGTTACACCCAGCTGTGTTGTGGGCGGCGATGCGGCCGCCGGGGATGTGATTGGGGTGGTCGCGGCCATCCCTGCCGAGGCGGATTTGGCTTCCCATGTGCATCTGGAGTGTTTGAAAGATGGGGCTTGGATGAAGCCGGAAATTTGA